A window of the Oncorhynchus mykiss isolate Arlee chromosome 15, USDA_OmykA_1.1, whole genome shotgun sequence genome harbors these coding sequences:
- the LOC110490877 gene encoding type-1 angiotensin II receptor-like, translating into MENYTAGGEGILLNCSMSGRHNFIFTLIPVVYGCNFVTGMVGNSMVVAVIYRYMKLKTVANVFVLNLAISDLTFLITLPMWATFTATGYQWPFGGFLCKASAGLVMFNLYSSIFFLSALSIDRYLAIVHPVRSRQRRTVLYARITCVLVLLFALLLSVPTALTRDLMHITNYNITTCGVLHPEGSRHLLLTISLMKSILGFLFPFFIIITCYCLIGGALVRARSIQKTTRSRDDEVLRILASAVLVFFLCWVPHQVLHFMDLLAQLKVVTNCVMVDFIDTAMPFTICIAFLNSCVNPILYSFVGQNFRKNLFRLLHCSPSGPEGTQPYISTKMSTYSYRVSKVLHLTNKNKQAMEAMSNVKRGEKEVKCVLILEPQIDYVL; encoded by the exons ATGGAGAACTATACGGCGGGAGGAGAAGGTATCCTTCTGAACTGCAGCATGTCTGGGAGGCACAACTTCATCTTCACCCTGATCCCGGTAGTGTACGGCTGTAACTTTGTCACCGGCATGGTGGGGaacagcatggtggtggcggtcATCTACCGTTACATGAAGCTGAAGACAGTGGCCAACGTGTTCGTCCTCAACCTAGCCATCTCAGACCTTACCTTCCTGATCACCCTGCCCATGTGGGCCACCTTCACAGCCACAGGCTACCAGTGGCCCTTCGGTGGGTTCCTGTGTAAGGCCAGCGCTGGCCTGGTTATGTTCAACCTCTACAGCTCCATCTTCTTCCTCTCCGCGCTCAGCATCGACCGCTACCTGGCCATCGTCCACCCAGTGAGGTCGCGGCAGCGCCGTACTGTGCTCTACGCCCGTATCACCTGCGTCCTGGTTTTGCTCTTCGCCCTCCTGCTGTCCGTCCCCACGGCCCTGACCAGAGACCTGATGCACATCACCAACTACAACATCACCACGTGTGGCGTACTGCACCCTGAG GGCTCCAGGCACCTCCTCCTCACCATCAGCCTGATGAAGAGCATCCTTGGGTTCCTGTTTCccttcttcatcatcatcacctgctactgcctgattggtggagcctTGGTCAGGGCGCGGAGCATCCAGAAGACCACCCGGTCGAGGGACGATGAGGTGTTGAGGATACTGGCGTCGGCTGTCCTAGTTTTTTTCCTGTGTTGGGTGCCCCACCAG GTTTTACACTTCATGGATCTGCTGGCCCAGCTGAAGGTTGTAACTAACTGTGTGATGGTGGACTTCATTGACACGGCCATGCCCTTTACCATCTGCATCGCCTTCCTCAACAG CTGTGTAAACCCCATCCTCTACAGCTTTGTGGGGCAGAACTTCAGGAAAAACCTGTTCCGACTGCTCCACTGTTCCCCCTCTGGCCCCGAAGGGACACAACCATACATCAGCACTAAGATGTCTACCTATTCCTACCGCGTCTCCAAGGTACTGCACCTCACCAACAAAAACAAGCAGGCCATGGAGGCCATGTCTAAtgtgaaaagaggagagaaagaggtgaaGTGTGTACTAATTCTAGAACCACAAATAGATTATGTGTTGTAA